In a single window of the Mucilaginibacter defluvii genome:
- a CDS encoding efflux RND transporter periplasmic adaptor subunit, whose amino-acid sequence MKRKYIIGLIVLVLLALIVFRLASNKKALNEKNKPVQDSVVRIPVKVAQAKELLQAINLVKTGSLAPFKEAQVLSTTNGTIQQLRFNLGDHVTEGQVLAVMDTRIAQLDLQKAQSNAAKLRRDLETYTELLQGQAATQEKVNEINQNYLDAVNQVNQIKKQIADAAVKAPTSGTISEKLVEQGVYANTGTQIATIVNLSQAKVQINLTEAEVYQVKQGQAVKISTDVNPDNVFMGKITFISPQADETHNYRVEVTATNNENNPLRSGTFVTADFSRKTTQNVLFIPRDAITQSVKDASVYVVENNVAHLKPVRTGIEQNGMIQIISGIKAGETVVTSGQINLKDGSPVSISK is encoded by the coding sequence ATGAAACGTAAATACATCATCGGCCTTATTGTACTTGTTTTGTTAGCGCTGATCGTTTTCAGGCTTGCATCAAACAAAAAGGCACTTAACGAAAAAAATAAACCTGTACAGGATAGCGTAGTGCGCATACCGGTTAAAGTAGCGCAGGCTAAGGAACTATTACAGGCAATAAACCTGGTTAAAACGGGCTCGCTGGCACCTTTTAAGGAAGCGCAGGTACTATCAACCACCAATGGCACTATACAGCAGTTGCGTTTTAACCTGGGCGACCATGTTACCGAAGGGCAGGTGTTGGCGGTGATGGATACCCGTATTGCACAGCTTGACCTGCAAAAAGCGCAAAGCAACGCGGCCAAACTGCGCCGCGACCTGGAAACCTATACCGAACTGTTACAGGGGCAGGCCGCGACCCAGGAAAAGGTGAACGAAATCAATCAGAATTACCTGGACGCGGTGAACCAGGTAAACCAGATAAAAAAGCAAATTGCCGATGCGGCCGTAAAGGCACCCACCAGCGGTACCATTTCTGAAAAACTGGTAGAACAAGGGGTGTACGCTAACACCGGTACGCAGATCGCAACAATCGTTAATCTGTCGCAGGCTAAGGTGCAGATAAATCTTACCGAGGCAGAGGTATACCAGGTAAAGCAGGGCCAAGCGGTTAAGATCAGTACTGACGTTAATCCGGACAATGTATTCATGGGCAAAATCACTTTTATAAGTCCGCAGGCGGATGAAACGCACAACTACCGTGTTGAGGTTACCGCTACAAATAATGAAAACAACCCGCTACGCTCCGGAACATTTGTTACTGCTGATTTTTCAAGAAAAACAACGCAAAACGTACTGTTTATTCCGAGGGATGCCATTACACAAAGCGTAAAGGACGCCTCGGTATATGTAGTTGAAAACAATGTAGCGCATTTGAAACCAGTACGAACCGGTATTGAACAAAATGGTATGATACAGATCATCAGCGGCATCAAGGCCGGTGAAACCGTTGTTACATCCGGACAGATAAATTTAAAAGACGGCTCTCCGGTATCTATCTCAAAATAA